In a genomic window of Octadecabacter temperatus:
- a CDS encoding TRAP transporter small permease has product MTAAVKLARAIHIFSSFWVLALALLILADVFGREFLNNPILGTKELIQNSVVSITFLQIPLAIYSGSMLRTSIFSDALPPLGRRLLRTVGSLLGLILFLGLVWSTWPSFWDAYRIGEYEGEGALRVPTWPVRGTVLVVSLFAMFAYVSMIYFDWTGQLESEESAPTTGKKQMEI; this is encoded by the coding sequence ATGACAGCCGCTGTAAAACTGGCGCGAGCAATTCACATATTTTCGTCTTTTTGGGTTTTGGCGCTCGCATTGTTGATCCTTGCGGATGTTTTTGGGCGTGAATTTCTGAACAACCCCATTCTTGGCACCAAGGAGCTGATCCAAAACTCGGTTGTGTCGATTACCTTCCTACAAATTCCTCTTGCGATTTATTCAGGCTCGATGCTGCGGACGTCCATCTTCTCGGATGCTTTACCACCGCTCGGTCGCCGTCTGTTGCGCACCGTAGGGTCGCTCCTTGGGCTCATCCTTTTCTTGGGGTTGGTTTGGAGCACATGGCCATCTTTTTGGGATGCCTACCGGATCGGGGAATATGAAGGAGAGGGGGCGTTGCGCGTCCCAACTTGGCCCGTGCGCGGAACGGTTTTGGTGGTCTCGCTATTTGCGATGTTTGCCTATGTTTCGATGATCTATTTCGATTGGACTGGGCAACTGGAATCCGAAGAATCCGCCCCGACCACCGGCAAAAAACAGATGGAGATATAA
- a CDS encoding TRAP transporter large permease, with the protein MGGDIVLLMLGLLVFLIVLGTHIGVALALCSGLGVFLILGSFEAAVSVLGNTAYEAVRKDVFAVIPLFVLMGDLISRSGAASDLYRICDRGLKRLPGRLAIATIGGNTVFAAVTGVSIASAAAFSRIAYPEMMRIGYKQTFALGAVAGSACLGMLIPPSVLLIVWAILMEMSVGALFIAGVIPGILLALLFIAYVMIAAIRQPEIAPAFSGELVEMTPAESRSELIGGFGIIGLIVLVIGGIWTGFFTPTEAAGFGAIGALLIGIIKRMSFKDFVEAIIQAGRTTAPIMFLLITASMYSRLLAIGGAVNFIQGLFLGAGLEPWAIIALMMLVWLVLGMLIDSVSIILLTVPIFAPMGVILGVDPLAFAIFGILVIEAGLLSPPFGLLVYTVRGSVPDETATLGKIFKGSFPYFLLILVAALLVLFFPFLSTWLPAAIM; encoded by the coding sequence ATGGGCGGTGACATTGTTCTTTTGATGCTCGGCCTTCTGGTTTTCCTCATTGTTTTGGGTACGCATATTGGCGTGGCCTTGGCGCTTTGCTCTGGGCTCGGCGTTTTCTTGATACTTGGATCATTTGAAGCCGCCGTTTCGGTCCTTGGCAACACCGCATATGAAGCGGTCCGAAAAGATGTTTTTGCCGTTATTCCGCTGTTTGTCTTGATGGGGGATCTAATATCGAGGTCGGGGGCGGCGTCAGATCTGTATCGGATTTGCGATCGTGGCCTGAAACGTTTGCCGGGACGTTTGGCGATTGCGACTATCGGGGGAAATACCGTCTTCGCAGCTGTGACGGGCGTTTCCATCGCTTCGGCGGCGGCATTTTCGCGTATCGCCTATCCCGAGATGATGCGAATTGGCTATAAGCAAACCTTTGCACTTGGTGCTGTGGCAGGGTCTGCATGTCTTGGAATGTTGATTCCACCGTCTGTTTTGCTGATCGTTTGGGCGATATTGATGGAAATGTCGGTTGGCGCGTTGTTCATCGCGGGCGTCATTCCGGGGATACTATTGGCTCTTTTGTTCATTGCCTATGTTATGATTGCAGCGATCCGACAGCCGGAGATCGCGCCGGCGTTCTCCGGTGAATTGGTCGAAATGACACCCGCGGAATCCCGTTCCGAATTGATCGGTGGCTTTGGCATCATTGGTCTGATCGTTCTTGTGATCGGCGGCATCTGGACAGGGTTTTTCACCCCAACCGAGGCCGCTGGATTTGGAGCGATTGGGGCGCTGCTTATTGGCATCATCAAGCGAATGAGCTTCAAGGACTTTGTTGAAGCGATCATTCAGGCTGGCCGCACGACCGCGCCGATCATGTTTTTGCTGATCACGGCGTCGATGTATTCACGGCTGCTTGCAATTGGCGGTGCTGTGAATTTCATCCAAGGGCTGTTCTTGGGTGCAGGACTTGAGCCATGGGCCATTATCGCATTGATGATGTTGGTCTGGCTGGTGCTTGGGATGTTGATCGACAGCGTTTCGATCATCCTTCTAACGGTTCCGATTTTCGCGCCGATGGGCGTTATTCTGGGCGTTGATCCGTTGGCTTTCGCGATATTCGGCATCTTGGTGATCGAGGCAGGGTTGTTGTCACCGCCGTTCGGATTGTTGGTTTACACCGTGCGGGGATCTGTCCCAGACGAAACCGCCACCCTAGGTAAAATCTTCAAGGGGTCATTCCCGTACTTTCTGTTGATCTTGGTTGCGGCCCTATTGGTTCTTTTCTTTCCATTTTTGTCTACGTGGCTACCTGCCGCAATTATGTAG